Proteins encoded within one genomic window of Brachybacterium sp. P6-10-X1:
- a CDS encoding SDR family oxidoreductase: MTYPIGRPASWVVTGASRGLGLHLVKHLLNHGDQVTATTRSLERLLAGLAEVDTTRLLALEVSLADETQVDGAIAQATERFGQIDVVVNNAGYGILGAVEETSTEAVRAMIDVQLIGTWNVIRAALPRMRAARSGHILNLSSIVGLVAFPGWGLYSAAKFAVEGLSEALAAEVADLGIGVTIIEPGYFDTSFLTDDSLALTDAFTDAYPAIREMIAAHKAMSGTQPGDPAKAAEALVAIAQRESGPLRQQLGSDSSDLAESKADSLKAEVLTGRRLAHSTDYVR, from the coding sequence ATGACCTATCCCATCGGCCGCCCTGCCTCCTGGGTCGTCACCGGCGCCTCGCGCGGACTCGGGCTCCATCTTGTGAAGCACCTCCTGAATCATGGCGACCAGGTCACGGCGACCACTCGCTCCCTCGAACGGCTGCTCGCCGGACTTGCAGAGGTCGACACGACGAGGCTGCTGGCGCTGGAGGTGTCGCTGGCTGACGAGACCCAGGTCGACGGCGCGATCGCCCAGGCGACGGAGCGCTTCGGGCAGATCGATGTCGTGGTCAACAACGCCGGTTACGGCATCCTCGGCGCTGTCGAGGAGACCAGCACCGAGGCCGTTCGCGCCATGATCGACGTGCAGCTGATCGGCACCTGGAACGTGATCCGCGCCGCCCTCCCCCGGATGCGCGCCGCGAGAAGCGGTCACATCCTCAACCTCTCCTCGATCGTCGGGCTGGTCGCGTTCCCTGGCTGGGGGCTGTACAGCGCGGCGAAGTTCGCCGTCGAAGGACTGTCCGAGGCGCTGGCTGCAGAGGTCGCCGATCTTGGCATAGGCGTCACGATCATCGAGCCCGGATACTTCGACACCTCCTTCCTGACCGACGATTCCCTCGCGCTGACCGATGCCTTCACGGACGCGTACCCGGCCATTCGAGAGATGATCGCAGCGCATAAGGCGATGTCGGGCACCCAGCCCGGCGATCCGGCCAAAGCGGCCGAGGCGCTCGTCGCGATCGCTCAACGCGAGAGCGGTCCGCTGCGCCAGCAGCTCGGCTCAGATTCCTCGGATCTCGCCGAGAGCAAGGCCGACTCGCTGAAGGCAGAGGTCCTCACCGGCCGCCGGCTCGCGCACAGCACGGATTACGTTCGTTGA
- a CDS encoding TetR/AcrR family transcriptional regulator, with the protein MAAHTPISRRERPAKPALSREAIVEAARRVLEREGADKLTIRRVADELDTGPASLYVYVKNVTVLHALLIDGLLADLDLMWDGVEPWRERLHRAITDYIGLLTEHANLARSAMFVWPDGPNYLSLIDLLLRLLESAGVEARAAAWGIDLLLQHASTMAAEWAARSAGTGQEIDELAATLAAADLRRHPALAAFDTELFTQGTPEGRLRWALDILLEGILHHRC; encoded by the coding sequence ATGGCGGCACATACACCCATCAGCAGGCGAGAGCGCCCTGCGAAGCCTGCCCTCTCACGGGAAGCGATCGTCGAGGCTGCACGCCGCGTCCTGGAGCGAGAGGGCGCGGACAAGCTGACGATCCGCCGTGTCGCCGACGAACTCGACACGGGGCCCGCGTCGCTCTACGTCTACGTGAAGAACGTGACTGTGTTGCACGCCCTCCTCATCGATGGGCTGCTCGCGGACCTCGACCTCATGTGGGATGGCGTGGAGCCCTGGCGCGAACGTCTGCACCGCGCGATCACGGACTACATCGGTCTCCTCACCGAGCACGCGAACCTCGCTCGTTCCGCGATGTTCGTGTGGCCCGATGGACCCAACTACCTCAGCCTCATCGACCTGCTCCTGCGGCTGCTGGAATCCGCCGGGGTCGAGGCGAGGGCCGCGGCATGGGGCATTGACCTCCTGCTCCAACATGCGAGCACGATGGCTGCGGAGTGGGCGGCGCGGTCGGCAGGCACCGGCCAAGAGATCGACGAACTCGCAGCCACGCTCGCTGCGGCGGACCTCAGGCGCCACCCGGCCCTCGCTGCCTTCGATACGGAGCTGTTCACGCAGGGGACCCCCGAGGGACGCCTTCGTTGGGCGCTCGACATCCTGCTGGAGGGCATCCTGCATCATCGTTGCTGA
- a CDS encoding MFS transporter yields the protein MTTAAEAPSLSTRAVWLTLIVVVLADAMDLMDATIANIAAPSIVKELGVGEGVIPWLGASYALALGSLLVLGGRAGDKFGQRRTFLVGLIGFIAGSALAGFSSSAGVLIAARVVQGAFGALLIPQGMAIMAATFPKPMLQKAFAVFAPMLGVFAVGGPVLGGILIDADLLGLGWRPIFLINIILGGFALILALRYLPSVPADRSTRIDLLGSVLLALALFGLLFGLVTGSSDGWNAVTIGSVIVGVLLLALFGWRQARAAEPLLPRSLLANRGFTSGLVVGLCVFASFSGLMYVISLFFQLGLGYTPTETSVNLIPLTLGIMIGSGVANALILKLGRRLVLIGMLTTVLGTGALLLFVLGSGVQVTWWQNLIATGLIGIAAGISFNSVFNTALGNLRPEEAGSASGSLSAIQQVANGMGSALVTTIFIGNLAGGAVTAMTTTLVVILAVAALCLLAVPLLPRTAVAIEE from the coding sequence ATGACCACCGCTGCCGAAGCGCCATCGCTGTCCACACGAGCCGTCTGGCTCACCCTCATCGTCGTCGTCCTCGCAGATGCCATGGATCTGATGGATGCGACGATCGCTAACATCGCCGCCCCCTCGATCGTGAAAGAGCTTGGCGTGGGCGAGGGCGTGATCCCGTGGCTCGGCGCGTCCTATGCGCTCGCGCTGGGGTCGTTGCTCGTCCTCGGCGGCCGCGCAGGCGACAAGTTCGGTCAGCGCCGCACGTTCCTGGTGGGGCTGATCGGCTTCATCGCTGGATCCGCACTCGCCGGGTTCTCATCCTCTGCCGGCGTGCTGATCGCCGCTCGGGTCGTGCAGGGCGCGTTTGGGGCACTGCTGATTCCACAGGGCATGGCGATCATGGCCGCCACGTTCCCCAAGCCGATGCTGCAGAAGGCGTTCGCCGTGTTCGCGCCGATGCTCGGTGTCTTCGCTGTCGGGGGGCCGGTCCTCGGAGGCATCCTCATCGATGCGGATCTGCTCGGGCTGGGGTGGCGACCGATCTTCCTCATCAACATCATCCTCGGTGGCTTCGCACTGATCCTCGCCCTCCGATACCTGCCCAGCGTCCCCGCTGACCGCTCGACCCGCATCGACCTGCTCGGCAGCGTCCTGCTCGCCCTCGCCCTGTTCGGCCTCCTGTTCGGGCTCGTGACCGGTTCTTCCGACGGGTGGAACGCGGTCACCATCGGCAGCGTGATCGTCGGGGTCCTGCTCCTCGCACTGTTCGGCTGGCGGCAGGCTCGAGCGGCAGAGCCGCTTCTCCCCCGCAGCCTGTTGGCCAACCGGGGCTTCACCTCCGGCCTCGTCGTCGGGCTGTGCGTCTTCGCGAGCTTCAGCGGGCTGATGTACGTCATCAGCCTCTTCTTCCAGCTCGGCCTCGGCTACACCCCGACCGAGACGTCCGTGAACCTGATACCGCTCACCCTCGGCATCATGATCGGCTCCGGAGTCGCAAACGCCCTGATCCTGAAGCTCGGGCGGCGCCTCGTGCTCATCGGGATGCTCACCACCGTCCTCGGCACGGGGGCCCTGCTTCTCTTCGTCCTCGGTTCCGGAGTTCAGGTGACGTGGTGGCAGAACCTCATCGCGACCGGCCTCATCGGGATCGCAGCGGGAATCAGCTTCAATTCGGTCTTCAACACGGCTCTCGGCAATCTGAGGCCTGAGGAAGCCGGCTCGGCCAGCGGCTCGCTCAGCGCGATCCAGCAGGTCGCGAACGGTATGGGGTCGGCACTCGTCACCACAATCTTCATCGGCAATCTCGCCGGTGGGGCAGTCACTGCGATGACGACCACGCTCGTCGTCATCCTTGCCGTTGCCGCTCTGTGCCTCCTCGCCGTGCCGCTTCTGCCCCGCACAGCAGTGGCCATCGAGGAGTAG
- a CDS encoding nitronate monooxygenase family protein has protein sequence MPLLDSPLPIVAAPMAGGPTTVELLRAVIEAGAFGFLAGGYKTAEALEDEIREVRRLGAGFGVNLFVPSRDGVDASAFVEYAEEVRQEASVYGLEIDSEPFTDDDRWGEKLALLISEPVPAVSFTFGLPDPTDIAALQAAGSRVLATVTTPHEALLARDAGVDGLIVQGSSAGGHSATFDPRRTPEPLASDELVREVLRAVDLPAIGAGGVDGPQAVRSLLEAGAEAVAVGTLLLRAKEAGTSATHRDALADPTFSETVLTRAFTGRPARALRNGFTDRHPHGIDAYPAVHHLTRSMRQAANKAGDADRLHLWAGTGWRRAAPVPAADVIRHLAEVA, from the coding sequence GTGCCGTTGCTCGATTCACCGCTCCCGATAGTCGCTGCCCCCATGGCAGGTGGGCCCACCACCGTTGAGCTGCTCCGAGCCGTCATCGAAGCCGGCGCGTTCGGTTTCCTGGCCGGCGGCTACAAGACCGCAGAGGCTCTGGAGGACGAGATCCGCGAGGTCCGGCGGCTGGGGGCCGGGTTCGGGGTGAATCTGTTCGTGCCCTCTCGCGACGGCGTTGATGCGAGCGCATTCGTGGAATACGCCGAGGAGGTGCGGCAGGAGGCCTCGGTGTACGGACTCGAGATCGATTCGGAGCCTTTCACCGACGACGATCGGTGGGGCGAGAAGCTCGCCCTGCTGATCAGCGAGCCTGTACCGGCTGTGTCGTTCACGTTCGGCCTTCCAGACCCTACCGACATCGCAGCATTGCAGGCGGCGGGCAGCCGGGTGCTGGCCACGGTCACGACCCCGCACGAAGCGCTGCTCGCGCGCGACGCAGGCGTCGATGGCTTGATCGTGCAGGGCTCCTCGGCCGGAGGGCATTCCGCGACCTTCGATCCCCGCCGCACACCTGAGCCGCTCGCGAGCGACGAACTGGTGCGAGAGGTGCTCCGCGCCGTTGACCTCCCGGCCATCGGAGCCGGTGGGGTCGACGGCCCGCAGGCCGTCCGCTCCCTCTTGGAGGCTGGAGCGGAGGCCGTCGCGGTCGGGACGCTGCTCCTGCGCGCCAAGGAGGCCGGAACCTCGGCCACGCACAGGGATGCCCTGGCCGACCCAACGTTCAGCGAGACCGTCCTGACCCGTGCGTTCACTGGTCGTCCGGCGCGAGCACTGCGCAATGGGTTCACTGATCGACACCCCCACGGCATCGACGCCTACCCCGCCGTCCACCACCTCACCCGGTCGATGCGCCAGGCTGCCAACAAGGCCGGCGACGCGGACCGGCTGCATCTGTGGGCCGGAACCGGATGGCGTCGTGCCGCTCCGGTGCCGGCCGCCGACGTCATCCGCCATCTCGCCGAAGTGGCGTGA
- a CDS encoding heavy-metal-associated domain-containing protein, with translation MAVSEYQVTGMTCGHCEMSVREEVGEVPGVIGIEVSAQTGRLSVNGEDTLEDAQVLAAVEEAGYTAERIS, from the coding sequence ATGGCAGTCAGCGAGTACCAGGTGACCGGGATGACCTGCGGGCACTGCGAGATGTCGGTGCGCGAAGAGGTCGGCGAGGTTCCCGGCGTGATCGGCATCGAGGTCAGCGCCCAGACCGGCAGGCTCTCCGTGAACGGTGAGGACACACTGGAGGATGCGCAGGTCCTGGCCGCGGTCGAGGAGGCCGGATACACGGCCGAGCGGATCTCGTGA
- a CDS encoding YdhK family protein has protein sequence MRTGTRLGLYGSALVVAFGAAFGAAGAVVPDSAVESWTQQSRTNEHGTGDAPMDTHGEDQQDAGGMTGYDHPADGGAPPEGIEAAENPAYPLGTTVRLTADHMPGMNGAEATISGAFTTTAYSVSFTPTTGGEPVTDHKWVVHEELESPGQPPLPDGTEVVLEAGHMAGMQGATATIDHSTQETVYMVDLATDDMTMTNHKWVLESEIQPAR, from the coding sequence GTGAGGACGGGGACCAGGCTCGGCCTCTACGGGTCCGCACTGGTGGTGGCGTTCGGCGCAGCCTTCGGGGCCGCCGGCGCCGTCGTCCCCGACAGCGCCGTGGAGTCATGGACGCAGCAGAGCAGGACGAACGAGCACGGCACGGGAGACGCACCGATGGACACGCATGGGGAGGACCAGCAGGACGCCGGCGGCATGACCGGGTACGACCATCCCGCCGACGGCGGGGCGCCGCCCGAGGGCATCGAAGCCGCCGAGAACCCCGCCTACCCCCTGGGCACGACGGTGAGGTTGACCGCGGATCACATGCCGGGCATGAACGGCGCCGAGGCCACGATCTCCGGAGCGTTCACCACGACCGCCTACTCGGTCAGCTTCACCCCCACCACCGGCGGGGAACCCGTGACCGACCACAAGTGGGTCGTCCACGAAGAGCTGGAGAGCCCCGGTCAGCCACCGCTGCCCGACGGCACCGAGGTCGTGCTCGAGGCGGGTCACATGGCCGGCATGCAGGGCGCGACCGCGACGATCGACCACTCCACCCAGGAGACCGTCTACATGGTCGACCTCGCGACGGACGACATGACGATGACCAACCACAAATGGGTCCTCGAGAGCGAGATCCAGCCCGCGCGGTGA